A single window of Phycisphaerae bacterium DNA harbors:
- a CDS encoding Ni/Fe hydrogenase subunit alpha: MADVKQQNKPKSSDGAPPRRAAVKNVTIDVKHVTRVEGHGNIVVRVSDGAITQLELQIVESPRFFEAFLRGRRWYEAPHITCRVCGICSVGHTTASVKAIEAATGIVPTEQTVLLRKLLFNGEQLQSHVLHVCFLAVPDFFGAGSVIPLASTHPDVVKRALKLKRLANDICGAVGGRHIHPVACHAGGFTHVPRPEELVALKRRLEESRSDLGEMAQLYSCLPIPDFRRDMEFLSLKVMDGSEYAFYDGKLYSNLQPEPTEVSEYRRRVIEDVVQHSAAKHCKSPNAPAYMVGSLARFNNNFDQLHPNAKEVAAALGIKPICTNPFHNNTAQLVECVHCTEHSIELIDELLTRGLHDEPLVEPSRFGLGVGSADVPRGILFHEYELDRDGKIVNANLIIPTGQNLANIEADMRVMVPQLLESGMTREEMTLRLEMLVRAYDPCISCATHFLDIEWE; encoded by the coding sequence ATGGCCGACGTGAAACAGCAGAACAAGCCGAAGAGTTCGGACGGCGCGCCGCCCCGTCGGGCGGCCGTCAAGAACGTCACCATCGACGTCAAGCACGTGACCCGGGTCGAGGGGCACGGCAATATCGTCGTCCGCGTCAGTGACGGCGCGATCACGCAACTCGAGCTTCAGATCGTCGAGAGTCCGCGCTTCTTCGAGGCCTTCCTGCGCGGGCGGCGGTGGTACGAGGCGCCGCACATCACCTGCCGCGTGTGCGGCATTTGCTCCGTGGGTCACACCACGGCCTCGGTCAAGGCGATCGAGGCGGCGACGGGCATCGTCCCCACCGAACAGACCGTCCTGCTCCGTAAGCTGCTCTTTAACGGCGAGCAATTGCAGAGCCACGTGCTTCACGTCTGCTTCCTGGCCGTGCCGGATTTCTTCGGTGCCGGGTCGGTCATTCCACTCGCCTCGACGCATCCCGACGTGGTCAAGCGGGCGCTGAAGCTCAAACGCCTGGCCAACGACATTTGCGGGGCCGTCGGCGGACGGCACATTCACCCCGTCGCGTGCCACGCGGGCGGCTTCACCCACGTGCCCAGACCCGAGGAACTCGTCGCCCTCAAGCGGCGACTGGAGGAATCGCGCAGTGACCTGGGTGAAATGGCGCAGTTGTACTCCTGCCTGCCGATTCCCGACTTCCGCCGCGACATGGAGTTTCTGTCACTCAAGGTGATGGACGGATCGGAATATGCGTTCTACGACGGGAAGCTCTACTCCAACCTTCAGCCCGAGCCGACCGAGGTCAGCGAGTATCGCCGCCGGGTGATCGAAGACGTGGTGCAGCACTCCGCCGCCAAGCACTGCAAGTCGCCCAACGCTCCCGCGTACATGGTGGGATCGCTGGCGCGGTTCAACAACAACTTTGACCAACTGCATCCCAATGCGAAGGAGGTTGCGGCCGCACTGGGCATCAAGCCGATCTGCACAAACCCGTTCCACAACAACACGGCACAGCTCGTCGAGTGCGTGCATTGCACCGAACACTCCATTGAGCTGATCGACGAACTCCTCACACGCGGGCTGCATGACGAGCCGCTCGTCGAGCCGAGTCGCTTCGGTCTCGGCGTGGGATCGGCCGATGTTCCTCGCGGCATTCTCTTCCACGAGTACGAACTGGACCGCGACGGCAAGATCGTGAACGCCAACCTCATCATTCCCACCGGCCAGAACCTCGCCAACATCGAGGCGGACATGCGCGTCATGGTGCCGCAACTGCTGGAATCGGGCATGACCCGGGAGGAAATGACGCTTCGCCTGGAAATGCTCGTGCGGGCCTACGACCCGTGCATCTCCTGCGCTACGCATTTTCTGGACATCGAGTGGGAGTAG
- a CDS encoding NADH:ubiquinone oxidoreductase has protein sequence MKPKIGIFSLTSCEGCSLAILELENELLDILGAVEIVNFREGMTERSWDIDIGFVDGAVSTPEDEKEARLFREHCKVLVAIGACACLGGLNTLKNYQNEADYRSYVYGNRAGWFPTIPARPLSAVVKVDFELPGCPMIKEEFLEFVKLTLAGRTFRLPEYAVCVECKRKGNLCLYEKGVICLGPVTRAGCDAICPSFGSKCEGCRGIVTEEAVRAAGVNLREQYNVSLDDVMADLRLFGAYQEAKLP, from the coding sequence ATGAAACCCAAGATCGGCATTTTCTCGCTGACCAGTTGCGAGGGCTGCTCGCTGGCGATCCTCGAACTGGAAAACGAGCTGCTCGATATCCTCGGCGCGGTGGAGATTGTGAACTTCCGCGAAGGCATGACCGAGCGAAGCTGGGACATCGACATCGGTTTCGTCGATGGGGCGGTCTCCACGCCGGAGGACGAAAAAGAGGCCCGACTCTTCCGCGAGCACTGCAAGGTGCTCGTCGCCATCGGGGCGTGCGCCTGCCTCGGCGGGCTCAACACGCTCAAGAACTACCAGAACGAGGCCGACTACCGCAGCTATGTCTACGGCAACCGTGCGGGGTGGTTCCCCACGATCCCCGCCCGTCCGCTCTCGGCCGTGGTCAAGGTGGACTTCGAGTTACCCGGCTGCCCGATGATCAAGGAAGAATTCCTGGAATTCGTCAAGTTGACGCTGGCCGGGCGGACGTTCCGCCTGCCCGAGTATGCCGTCTGCGTGGAGTGCAAGCGGAAGGGCAATCTCTGCCTGTATGAAAAGGGCGTGATCTGCCTTGGGCCGGTGACCCGTGCCGGTTGCGACGCGATCTGCCCCAGTTTCGGATCCAAGTGCGAAGGCTGCCGCGGGATCGTCACGGAGGAGGCCGTCCGCGCCGCGGGCGTCAATTTGCGCGAGCAGTACAACGTCTCGCTGGACGACGTGATGGCCGACCTGCGGCTGTTCGGTGCGTATCAGGAGGCAAAGCTGCCGTAG